A single region of the Triticum dicoccoides isolate Atlit2015 ecotype Zavitan chromosome 2B, WEW_v2.0, whole genome shotgun sequence genome encodes:
- the LOC119362222 gene encoding uncharacterized protein LOC119362222, with protein MSKRQHSHLDGDRTGKRPRRAPKKQLYLVLDDWDTGFSIYKVDADTLQDTRTSDVQFGFPDPPVLRFPVPVRHLGMSFTAFGNSIFIATNPHCPQTPILLYDTEIAGITIGPSLPRSLLGGIDISVAAGDALYALTSRHAGEQHSFEAMSWAATGSDEMWDPRPAMDWSWKSVPSPPPFARDDIISSYALHPDGHTIFMSAHDSLYQHVPKGTFSFDTKRSEWRWHGEWALPFQGQGYYDSELGAWIGLRKDGYICACEVASRSRESAVQPYCKIAKEKLFLKVPERRLAATRATLAYMGNSNFCLVDCVQREGVEPTCVFDCCVLHMSTFGLKYDHRGELQTTRHCSNSCVVSKHILSFSPAVFWM; from the coding sequence ATGTCCAAGCGTCAGCACTCGCACCTCGACGGCGACCGCACCGGAAAAAGGCCGCGGCGTGCGCCCAAGAAGCAGCTCTACCTGGTGCTGGATGATTGGGACACGGGCTTCAGCATCTACAAGGTTGATGCCGACACTTTACAAGATACCCGCACCAGCGACGTGCAGTTTGGGTTCCCTGACCCTCCCGTCCTCCGGTTTCCCGTGCCAGTACGCCATCTTGGCATGAGCTTCACGGCCTTTGGTAACAGCATCTTCATCGCCACCAACCCACACTGTCCACAGACTCCCATCCTCCTATATGATACCGAGATAGCGGGAATCACAATCGGGCCAAGCCTACCACGTTCACTGCTTGGTGGCATTGACATCTCTGTGGCCGCCGGTGATGCGTTGTATGCATTGACATCTCGCCATGCCGGCGAGCAGCACTCTTTTGAGGCCATGTCATGGGCAGCCACGGGAAGCGATGAGATGTGGGATCCACGGCCAGCCATGGACTGGTCCTGGAAAAGTGTGCCGTCGCCACCGCCATTTGCCAGGGATGATATAATTTCCTCTTACGCGCTGCACCCGGACGGGCACACCATATTCATGTCTGCACACGACAGTCTTTATCAACATGTTCCAAAGGGTACCTTCTCATTCGACACCAAGCGCTCTGAGTGGAGGTGGCATGGGGAATGGGCTCTGCCTTTCCAAGGGCAAGGCTACTACGACAGCGAGCTAGGCGCATGGATTGGGCTCCGTAAAGACGGGTACATTTGTGCCTGTGAAGTTGCCTCCCGCAGCCGCGAAAGTGCTGTGCAGCCATATTGTAAGATTGCGAAGGAGAAGTTGTTCCTCAAAGTCCCGGAGCGGCGACTGGCAGCAACAAGGGCCACCCTCGCGTACATGGGCAACAGCAACTTTTGCCTTGTCGATTGTGTGCAGCGCGAGGGAGTGGAGCCTACATGCGTCTTCGATTGTTGCGTGCTCCATATGAGCACGTTTGGGCTTAAGTATGATCACAGAGGAGAGCTGCAAACCACGCGCCACTGCTCTAACTCTTGTGTAGTGTCTAAGCATATCCTGTCCTTTTCTCCTGCAGTGTTCTGGATGTAA